In the Scyliorhinus torazame isolate Kashiwa2021f chromosome 4, sScyTor2.1, whole genome shotgun sequence genome, one interval contains:
- the msh5 gene encoding mutS protein homolog 5: MSNFVTPTQQQLTAVFDEAEHADSTSQAEVYASVLWHGGQLGLAYYSANDCTVYFMPDAPDAQDLRLLRKAMEELQPRCILTSAKQDRNMADFLKAAGTANKGEDGKPEIAIFPNVDFGLNISKQRVLSVNLPCIPTHLTEAERIMYLASVIPFESATMLRALGGLLKFIERRRIGVELEDPSVSVPILALRKFTLNDLVHIDQDAYYVLQIFKSEVHPSVYKLASGLKEGLSLFGVMNRCKSQWGTKLMRLWFMRPSKNLDQLNKRLDVIQFFMLARNTELVHTLQNCLKHIKNIPLILKRMTLSDTKVNDWQGLYKTVYNAVCIGDTCRALSRSVELFAKISQTFTDDLHYIASLISKVVDFEDSNTENRFTVKPNVDPAIDEKKRKLMGLSDFLTEVARNELTLLDNRIPSCCVIYIPLIGFLLTIPRLSSMVDKNDFEIEGLDFMFLSEDRLHYRSARTKELDTMLGDLHCEIRDLETAVMYQLQAKILEKSTVLYDVMEFAAQLDCLIAMAVVARENTYTRPKITSKNIVNIKDGRHPLMEMCTRTFVSNPISSGEEHGKVRVLTGPNSSGKSIYLKEVGLIVFMALIGSYVPATEADIGLIDGIYTRIQSRESVSVGLSTFIIDLNQVAAAVNNATERSLVLIDEFGKGTNSVDGLSLLAAVLRHWVQQDVKCPHIFLSTNFHSLVQLNLLPSSTLLRYLTLETIQDGEELVFFYQLKEGVSTNSHTANIAILAGMPPQVVQRGIQVSELYRRGEPIRRVDCPAKANQFQGFRALVDMFLQLDLSDPSVDLQGFLNKEVLSFAAPEL; the protein is encoded by the coding sequence ATGAGTAACTTTGTTACCCCGACCCAGCAGCAATTAACTGCTGTGTTCGACGAGGCGGAACATGCGGACAGTACCTCTCAGGCCGAGGTCTACGCCAGTGTCTTGTGGCATGGCGGGCAGCTGGGGCTCGCTTACTACAGCGCCAACGATTGCACCGTTTACTTCATGCCGGATGCGCCGGACGCACAGGATCTCAGACTGCTGAGGAAAGCGATGGAAGAGCTGCAGCCCCGGTGCATCTTGACGAGCGCTAAGCAAGACCGTAACATGGCCGACTTCCTCAAGGCGGCGGGGACCGCCAACAAAGGAGAGGACGGGAAGCCAGAAATTGCGATCTTCCCTAATGTGGACTTCGGGCTGAATATCAGCAAGCAGCGGGTGCTGTCCGTCAACCTGCCCTGCATCCCCACGCACCTGACCGAAGCAGAAAGAATTATGTACCTGGCGTCAGTTATACCATTCGAGAGCGCCACCATGTTGCGAGCCCTCGGGGGGCTGCTGAAGTTTATCGAGAGGAGAAGGATCGGGGTAGAGTTGGAGGATCCCAGTGTGAGCGTCCCCATCTTGGCACTCAGGAAATTTACACTGAATGACCTCGTACACATTGACCAGGACGCCTACTACGTGTTGCAGATTTTCAAGTCTGAAGTGCACCCATCCGTGTACAAACTGGCGTCAGGCTTGAAAGAGGGGCTCAGCTTGTTCGGGGTTATGAATCGCTGTAAATCCCAGTGGGGGACAAAGCTGATGAGGTTGTGGTTTATGCGTCCCAGCAAAAACCTGGACCAGTTGAACAAACGGCTGGATGTCATCCAGTTTTTCATGCTGGCCAGAAACACCGAGCTCGTGCACACACTTCAAAATTGCTTAAAGCACATCAAAAATATCCCACTAATACTGAAAAGGATGACACTGTCCGACACCAAAGTGAATGATTGGCAAGGTCTTTATAAGACTGTGTACAATGCTGTGTGCATTGGCGATACTTGTAGGGCCCTCTCCAGGTCCGTGGAACTGTTTGCAAAGATTTCTCAGACTTTCACAGATGATCTTCATTATATTGCCAGTCTCATAAGCAAAGTAGTGGATTTTGAGGATAGTAATACAGAGAACAGATTCACCGTTAAGCCAAACGTGGACCCAGCCATAGATGAAAAAAAACGTAAACTGATGGGTCTGTCAGATTTCTTAACTGAAGTAGCAAGAAATGAGCTGACGCTATTGGATAACAGGATTCCTTCTTGCTGTGTTATCTACATCCCACTGATTGGATTTCTTCTAACTATTCCACGTCTTTCAAGCATGGTAGACAAGAATGATTTTGAGATAGAAGGCCTGGATTTCATGTTTCTTTCTGAAGATAGACTTCATTATAGAAGTGCAAGGACCAAGGAGCTTGATACAATGTTGGGAGACTTGCATTGTGAAATCCGAGACCTTGAGACAGCTGTTATGTACCAGTTGCAAGCAAAGATTTTAGAGAAGTCTACTGTCCTTTATGACGTGATGGAGTTTGCAGCCCAGTTGGACTGCCTGATTGCCATGGCTGTTGTAGCCCGAGAGAATACCTACACACGTCCAAAAATAACCAGCAAGAACATAGTCAATATCAAAGATGGAAGACATCCTTTAATGGAAATGTGCACAAGAACATTTGTGTCAAACCCCATCAGTAGTGGCGAGGAGCATGGAAAGGTTCGAGTTCTTACTGGTCCAAATTCCAGTGGAAAAAGTATATATCTCAAAGAGGTTGGGCTAATAGTCTTTATGGCACTGATAGGTAGTTATGTCCCTGCCACAGAGGCAGATATTGGTCTAATAGATGGAATTTACACAAGGATACAAAGCCGTGAATCTGTGTCTGTGGGACTCTCAACCTTCATCATAGACTTGAACCAGGTGGCAGCTGCAGTTAACAATGCTACAGAGAGATCCCTGGTGCTTATTGATGAATTTGGGAAAGGAACCAATAGTGTTGATGGATTGTCACTCCTTGCAGCTGTTTTAAGACACTGGGTGCAGCAAGATGTGAAATGCCCTCACATCTTTTTGTCTACCAACTTTCACAGTTTGGTCCAGCTTAATCTCCTCCCTTCTAGTACTCTTCTACGGTACCTAACACTAGAGACCATCCAAGATGGAGAGGAACTGGTGTTTTTCTACCAGCTGAAAGAGGGTGTGTCCACAAACAGCCATACTGCCAATATAGCTATACTAGCTGGGATGCCACCACAGGTGGTGCAGCGAGGGATACAGGTTTCTGAGCTGTACCGCAGAGGAGAACCTATTCGTCGTGTTGACTGTCCTGCAAAAGCAAACCAATTTCAGGGATTTAGGGCATTAGTAGATATGTTTCTTCAGTTAGACCTCAGTGATCCCAGTGTGGACTTGCAGGGATTTTTGAACAAGGAGGTGCTGTCATTTGCAGCACCTGAGCTTTAA